One Kineococcus radiotolerans SRS30216 = ATCC BAA-149 DNA window includes the following coding sequences:
- a CDS encoding tetratricopeptide repeat protein translates to MPQSSPSGGEGGRPPGWPTGGPYEWLQRGLALLSAGEAAAAATLLARAHAEEPGSTGVLEALARAQYDSGDVAGAAESFRDLAAARPADDYAHFGLGLCLSRLGRFGPAVEHLAMAHAMRPDRPEYADRLRQVRATIAARQILGNS, encoded by the coding sequence GTGCCCCAGAGCAGTCCCAGTGGTGGCGAGGGCGGACGCCCTCCCGGCTGGCCCACCGGTGGCCCCTACGAGTGGCTGCAGCGCGGTCTCGCCCTGCTGTCGGCGGGGGAGGCCGCAGCGGCGGCCACGCTGCTGGCCCGGGCGCACGCGGAGGAACCGGGATCGACCGGTGTCCTCGAGGCGCTCGCCCGGGCCCAGTACGACTCCGGCGACGTCGCCGGGGCGGCGGAGTCGTTCCGGGACCTCGCCGCGGCCCGACCGGCCGACGACTACGCTCACTTCGGGCTGGGACTGTGTCTCAGCCGCCTCGGACGGTTCGGCCCCGCGGTCGAGCACCTGGCCATGGCCCACGCCATGCGCCCGGACCGCCCGGAGTACGCCGACCGCCTTCGACAGGTCCGTGCCACGATCGCGGCGCGGCAGATCCTGGGGAATTCGTGA
- a CDS encoding DNA-3-methyladenine glycosylase yields MRLDRAFFARDVLEVARDLVGRVVRHTTPEGAVAVRLSEVEAYAGEADPGSHAFRGPTPRTRVMFGPAGHAYVYFSYGMHWCVNLVCGAEGTASAVLLRAGEVVEGLELARSRRPAARRDVDLARGPARLTQALAVTGVLDGIDVCGPGPLEVLPGNPVADGEVVWGPRVGVAGAGAPTPWRVSVVNDRTVSDYRVGGRRSPGSRGPGPRT; encoded by the coding sequence TTGAGGCTGGACCGGGCCTTCTTCGCCCGGGACGTCTTGGAGGTGGCCCGCGACCTCGTGGGTCGCGTCGTGCGCCACACCACCCCGGAGGGGGCGGTGGCGGTGCGGCTGTCCGAGGTCGAGGCCTACGCCGGGGAGGCCGACCCCGGGTCGCACGCGTTCCGCGGCCCCACGCCGCGGACGCGGGTCATGTTCGGCCCGGCGGGCCACGCCTACGTCTACTTCTCCTACGGCATGCACTGGTGCGTGAACCTCGTGTGCGGTGCGGAGGGGACGGCGTCGGCGGTCCTGCTGCGCGCCGGTGAGGTCGTCGAGGGGCTGGAGCTGGCCCGGTCCCGCCGCCCGGCGGCCCGGCGCGACGTCGACCTGGCCCGTGGTCCGGCGCGCCTCACCCAGGCCCTGGCGGTGACGGGTGTCCTCGACGGGATCGACGTCTGCGGTCCCGGCCCCCTGGAGGTCCTGCCCGGGAACCCGGTGGCCGACGGCGAGGTCGTCTGGGGGCCCCGGGTCGGGGTGGCCGGTGCGGGCGCGCCCACGCCGTGGCGCGTCTCCGTCGTGAACGACCGGACGGTCTCCGACTACCGTGTCGGCGGGCGACGGTCGCCCGGGTCCCGAGGTCCGGGGCCCAGGACCTGA
- the argF gene encoding ornithine carbamoyltransferase: protein MTVRHFLADDDLSPAEQAEVLALAARLKTDRFAEKPLTGPQTVALIFDKPSTRTRVSFSVGVADLGGVPLVIDAAGSQLGRGEPVADTARVLERQVAAIVWRTFSQAGLEEMAANSRVPVVNSLTDTFHPCQVLADLQTVAERRGALAGLTLAYVGDGANNMAHSYALGGATAGMHVRIGTPATDLPDPAVLARARAVAERTGGSVTVTSSAPEAVVGADVVATDTWVSMGQEGEEFERFRPFSLTTDLLAGAGDDAVVLHCLPAYRGKEIDAAVIDGPQSAVWDEAENRLHAQKALLVWLLATSR, encoded by the coding sequence GTGACCGTCCGGCACTTCCTCGCCGACGACGACCTCAGCCCGGCCGAGCAGGCCGAGGTCCTCGCCCTCGCGGCCCGGCTCAAGACCGACCGGTTCGCCGAGAAGCCGCTGACCGGTCCGCAGACGGTCGCCCTGATCTTCGACAAGCCCTCGACGCGCACCCGGGTCTCCTTCAGCGTCGGCGTCGCCGACCTCGGCGGTGTCCCGCTCGTCATCGACGCCGCCGGTTCCCAGCTCGGGCGCGGCGAGCCCGTCGCGGACACCGCCCGCGTCCTGGAGCGCCAGGTGGCGGCCATCGTGTGGCGGACGTTCTCGCAGGCGGGTCTGGAGGAGATGGCGGCGAACTCCCGGGTCCCCGTCGTCAACTCCCTCACCGACACCTTCCACCCCTGCCAGGTCCTCGCCGACCTGCAGACGGTGGCCGAGCGCAGGGGGGCCCTGGCCGGGCTGACCCTGGCCTACGTGGGCGACGGGGCCAACAACATGGCCCACTCCTACGCCCTCGGCGGGGCCACCGCCGGGATGCACGTGCGGATAGGGACCCCCGCCACCGACCTCCCCGACCCGGCGGTCCTCGCCCGGGCCCGGGCGGTCGCCGAGCGCACCGGCGGCTCGGTGACCGTCACCTCCTCCGCGCCCGAGGCGGTCGTGGGCGCCGACGTCGTCGCCACCGACACGTGGGTCTCGATGGGCCAGGAGGGCGAGGAGTTCGAGCGCTTCCGCCCCTTCTCCCTCACCACCGACCTCCTGGCCGGCGCGGGGGACGACGCGGTCGTGCTGCACTGCCTGCCCGCCTACCGCGGCAAGGAGATCGACGCCGCGGTCATCGACGGTCCGCAGTCGGCGGTCTGGGACGAGGCCGAGAACCGGCTGCACGCCCAGAAGGCCCTGCTCGTCTGGCTGCTCGCGACGTCGCGGTGA
- a CDS encoding DUF1015 family protein: MDPSTRGPLVRPFPGLRYVPSVAGPLASLLAPPHTELDRASRRALLASSPYVVTHLERPEYDPGPGRAVTRWSAQGALVQDAPGFYVVRQEQEGRSQHFLLGQLDVRVGDDRVHAHEGVFQQAVEARLERLEATGVDSEPVLVVDSHPWPVPWTDPSTVGHLLDVADDDLRHVEVWGLHDPDVVARLSSASASHRFLIADGHHRHAAVLRAAQRDGAPRSLLVAVADDTTEPVDLRALHRIVPRAVAEEVLRRAHRRRDVDDEDVTALRGAIEGLGLDQALVVTGSSAAVIDCPPMVGPTTGSGAWVDSVALSLGTASSETRYRADVEGMMRPPEDRGAVFLPKPQIGALQEMVRRGQVLGRKTTSFRPKPLAGTVLRLR, translated from the coding sequence GTGGATCCCAGCACTCGTGGACCGCTGGTGCGGCCCTTCCCGGGACTGCGGTACGTCCCCAGCGTGGCGGGACCGCTGGCCTCGCTGCTCGCACCCCCGCACACCGAGCTGGACCGGGCGAGTCGACGTGCCCTGCTGGCCTCCTCGCCGTACGTGGTGACGCACCTGGAGCGCCCGGAGTACGACCCCGGTCCCGGGCGCGCGGTGACGCGGTGGTCCGCCCAGGGCGCCCTGGTCCAGGACGCGCCCGGGTTCTACGTCGTGCGTCAGGAGCAGGAGGGCCGCTCCCAGCACTTCCTCCTCGGGCAGTTGGACGTCAGGGTCGGTGACGACCGCGTCCACGCCCACGAGGGCGTGTTCCAGCAGGCGGTCGAGGCCAGGCTCGAGCGGCTGGAAGCGACCGGTGTCGACTCCGAACCCGTCCTCGTGGTGGACAGCCACCCTTGGCCGGTGCCGTGGACCGATCCGAGCACGGTCGGACACCTCCTCGACGTCGCCGACGACGACCTCCGTCACGTCGAGGTCTGGGGGCTCCACGACCCGGACGTGGTCGCCCGACTGTCGAGCGCCTCGGCGTCGCACCGGTTCCTCATCGCCGACGGCCACCACCGGCACGCGGCCGTCCTGCGGGCAGCCCAACGGGACGGCGCTCCGCGGTCCCTCCTGGTCGCGGTCGCTGACGACACCACGGAGCCCGTGGACCTTCGTGCGCTGCACCGGATCGTGCCACGGGCCGTGGCTGAGGAGGTCCTGAGGCGGGCGCATCGGCGGCGCGACGTCGACGACGAGGACGTCACGGCGTTGCGCGGTGCGATCGAGGGTCTGGGACTCGATCAAGCTCTGGTGGTGACCGGTTCGTCAGCGGCGGTCATCGACTGCCCGCCGATGGTGGGCCCCACGACGGGCAGCGGAGCGTGGGTCGACTCCGTGGCCCTGAGCCTCGGAACGGCGAGCTCGGAGACCCGCTACCGCGCCGACGTGGAAGGGATGATGCGTCCTCCCGAGGACCGAGGGGCTGTCTTCCTGCCGAAGCCGCAGATCGGAGCGCTGCAGGAGATGGTTCGCCGAGGGCAGGTGCTCGGCCGGAAGACGACGTCATTCCGACCGAAGCCGCTGGCTGGGACCGTCCTGCGGCTGCGCTGA
- the argJ gene encoding bifunctional glutamate N-acetyltransferase/amino-acid acetyltransferase ArgJ has product MSVTAAAGFRAAGTTAGLKASGRPDLALVVNDGPLDAAAAVYTSNRCKAHPVLWSERASADGHVRAVVLNSGGANCFTGPEGFQTTHATAELVGELIGSGAGDVVVCSTGLIGVELPRQKVLDGVRAAFGALSPEGGTAAATAIMTTDTVSKQAIASGEGFVVGGMAKGAGMLAPGLATMLVVLTTDAVVEAADLDRALRAATRTTFDRVDSDGCTSTNDTVVLLASGAGGTTPQPAAFDEVVRRVCADLARMLVGDAEGADHDIAIEVVGAATEDEAVEVARSVARNNLFKAAVFGRDPNWGRVMAAVGTTSARFDPQALDVSLNGVAVCVAGTPHADPAQVDLGPREVRVRIDLHAGPETATVWTNDLTHAYVHENSAYSS; this is encoded by the coding sequence GTGAGCGTCACCGCCGCCGCCGGTTTCCGCGCCGCGGGCACGACCGCGGGGCTGAAGGCCTCCGGCCGCCCCGATCTCGCCCTCGTCGTCAACGACGGCCCCCTCGACGCCGCCGCCGCCGTCTACACCTCCAACCGCTGCAAGGCGCACCCGGTGCTCTGGAGCGAACGGGCCAGCGCCGACGGCCACGTCCGGGCCGTGGTGCTGAACTCCGGCGGGGCGAACTGCTTCACCGGCCCCGAGGGGTTCCAGACCACCCACGCCACGGCCGAGCTCGTGGGGGAGCTGATCGGTTCCGGCGCCGGTGACGTCGTGGTCTGCTCCACCGGCCTCATCGGGGTGGAACTGCCCCGGCAGAAGGTCCTCGACGGCGTCCGGGCGGCGTTCGGCGCCCTCTCCCCCGAGGGCGGCACCGCCGCGGCCACGGCCATCATGACCACGGACACCGTCTCCAAGCAGGCCATCGCCAGCGGCGAGGGGTTCGTCGTCGGCGGCATGGCCAAGGGCGCGGGCATGCTCGCCCCCGGCCTGGCCACCATGCTCGTCGTCCTCACCACCGACGCCGTGGTCGAGGCCGCCGACCTCGACCGGGCCCTGCGCGCGGCGACCCGCACGACGTTCGACCGCGTGGACTCCGACGGCTGCACGTCCACCAACGACACCGTCGTCCTGCTGGCCAGCGGGGCCGGCGGGACGACCCCCCAGCCCGCGGCGTTCGACGAGGTCGTCCGGCGGGTCTGCGCCGACCTCGCCCGGATGCTCGTCGGCGACGCCGAGGGCGCCGACCACGACATCGCCATCGAGGTCGTCGGCGCGGCCACCGAGGACGAGGCGGTCGAGGTGGCCCGTTCCGTCGCCCGCAACAACCTGTTCAAGGCCGCGGTGTTCGGCCGGGACCCCAACTGGGGCCGGGTCATGGCCGCGGTCGGCACGACGTCGGCCCGGTTCGACCCGCAGGCCCTCGACGTCAGCCTCAACGGCGTCGCCGTCTGCGTGGCCGGCACCCCGCACGCGGACCCGGCGCAGGTGGACCTGGGACCCCGCGAGGTCCGGGTCCGCATCGACCTGCACGCCGGGCCGGAGACGGCCACGGTGTGGACCAACGACCTCACCCACGCCTACGTGCACGAGAACAGCGCCTACAGCTCGTGA
- a CDS encoding arginine repressor, which produces MSTPTGAGAGTKAFRHDRIAAVLARSPVRSQTELATHLAAEGVAVTQATLSRDLVELGAVKVRDGDRGLVYALPAEGGDRTPRRGVGQEVLDARLSRWCEELLVSAEASANLVVLRTPPGAAQFLASAIDHSVMPAVLGSIAGDDTVLVISRDPLGGDAVAARFLAMARRDPPSEPLENEVDPS; this is translated from the coding sequence GTGAGCACCCCCACCGGCGCGGGGGCGGGGACGAAGGCCTTCCGGCACGACCGGATCGCCGCCGTCCTCGCCCGCTCGCCCGTGCGCTCGCAGACCGAGCTCGCCACCCACCTGGCCGCGGAGGGGGTCGCCGTCACCCAGGCCACCCTCTCCCGCGACCTGGTCGAGCTGGGGGCGGTGAAGGTGCGCGACGGCGACCGCGGTCTGGTCTACGCCCTGCCCGCCGAGGGCGGGGACCGCACCCCGCGTCGCGGGGTCGGGCAGGAGGTCCTCGACGCCCGGCTGAGCCGCTGGTGCGAGGAGCTGCTGGTGAGCGCGGAGGCCTCGGCCAACCTCGTGGTGCTGCGGACCCCGCCCGGGGCCGCGCAGTTCCTGGCCAGCGCCATCGACCACTCGGTGATGCCGGCCGTGCTCGGCAGCATCGCCGGGGACGACACGGTGCTGGTCATCTCCCGGGACCCCCTCGGGGGCGACGCCGTCGCCGCCCGCTTCCTGGCGATGGCTCGCCGGGACCCCCCGTCCGAACCCCTCGAGAACGAAGTGGACCCCTCATGA
- the tyrS gene encoding tyrosine--tRNA ligase has protein sequence MNDVWDELQWRGLVAHSTDEAALQEALQTGPLTYYVGFDPTAASLHVGHLVQVLTAKRLQQAGHRPLILVGGATGLVGDPRPSAERTMNDPSVVAGWVTGLQGQIAPFLDFDGPAAATMVNNLDWTQSMSTIEFLRDVGKHFSVNRMLDREAVSKRLATTGISFTEFSYVLLQSNDYLQLHRRHGCTLQLGGSDQWGNITAGCELVRRVDQRTVHALATPLLTKADGTKFGKTESGAVWLDPELTSPYAFHQFWLNAEDAKVVDYLKAFSFRPREEIEELGRQAVENPRARAAQRALAHEVTALVHGEEAAVAVEAAAAALFGGSDLEAIDERILRGALAELPTAAPADRDVRLAQLFADTGLAPSLSGARRTIGEGGAYVNNIKLTDPEATLRDVQLLHGRYAVLRRGKKSLASVAVPLPQ, from the coding sequence GTGAACGACGTCTGGGACGAGCTGCAGTGGCGGGGCCTGGTGGCGCACTCCACCGACGAGGCCGCCCTGCAGGAGGCGCTGCAGACGGGACCGCTCACCTACTACGTGGGCTTCGACCCGACGGCGGCCAGCCTGCACGTCGGGCACCTGGTCCAGGTGCTGACCGCCAAGCGCCTCCAGCAGGCGGGGCACCGCCCGCTGATCCTGGTCGGCGGGGCGACGGGTCTGGTGGGGGACCCGCGTCCCTCCGCGGAGCGGACGATGAACGACCCGTCGGTGGTGGCCGGCTGGGTGACGGGCCTGCAGGGGCAGATCGCTCCGTTCCTCGACTTCGACGGACCCGCTGCGGCGACGATGGTGAACAACCTGGACTGGACGCAGTCGATGTCCACCATCGAGTTCCTCCGCGACGTCGGCAAGCACTTCAGCGTCAACCGCATGCTGGACCGCGAGGCGGTGAGCAAGCGGCTCGCGACGACCGGCATCAGCTTCACGGAGTTCAGCTACGTCCTGCTGCAGAGCAACGACTACCTGCAGTTGCACCGCCGCCACGGCTGCACCCTGCAGCTGGGGGGGTCGGACCAGTGGGGCAACATCACCGCCGGGTGCGAGCTCGTGCGCCGGGTCGACCAGCGGACGGTGCACGCGCTGGCGACGCCCCTGCTGACCAAGGCCGACGGCACGAAGTTCGGCAAGACGGAGTCCGGCGCGGTGTGGCTCGACCCGGAGCTCACCTCGCCGTACGCCTTCCACCAGTTCTGGCTCAACGCCGAGGACGCGAAGGTCGTGGACTACCTCAAGGCGTTCAGCTTCCGGCCCCGCGAGGAGATCGAGGAGCTGGGCCGGCAGGCCGTCGAGAACCCGCGGGCCCGCGCGGCGCAGCGGGCGCTCGCCCACGAGGTGACAGCCCTGGTGCACGGGGAGGAGGCCGCGGTGGCCGTCGAGGCCGCCGCCGCCGCCCTCTTCGGCGGGTCCGACCTCGAGGCCATCGACGAGCGCATCCTCCGCGGTGCGCTCGCGGAGCTGCCCACGGCGGCGCCGGCCGACCGCGACGTCCGGCTCGCTCAGCTGTTCGCCGACACCGGCCTGGCCCCCAGCCTGAGCGGGGCCCGCCGGACCATCGGGGAGGGCGGGGCTTACGTGAACAACATCAAGCTCACTGACCCGGAGGCGACGCTCAGGGACGTGCAGCTCCTGCACGGCCGCTACGCCGTGCTCCGGCGAGGCAAGAAGTCGCTCGCATCGGTGGCGGTTCCGTTGCCGCAGTAA
- the argB gene encoding acetylglutamate kinase, with protein sequence MSDLTELTAEDKANVLVEALPWLQKWHGALVVLKYGGNAMVDEDLKRAFAEDVVFLRTAGLRPVVVHGGGPQISTMLDRLQIPSEFRGGLRVTTPEAMDVVRMVLTGQVGRELVGLLNAHGPLAVGLSGEDAGLLRATRRHAVVDGEPVDVGLVGDVVGVDPRAVVDLLAAGRIPVISTIAPEVDADGNPLHGQVLNVNADTAASAIAVALEAQKFVVMTDVAGLYRDWPNRDSLVREITAGDLAALLPSLESGMVPKMEACLRAVRGGVPRATVIDGRQAHSVLLEVFTTSGNGTMVVP encoded by the coding sequence GTGAGCGATCTCACCGAGCTCACCGCGGAGGACAAGGCGAACGTCCTCGTCGAGGCCCTGCCGTGGCTGCAGAAGTGGCACGGCGCACTCGTCGTGCTCAAGTACGGCGGCAACGCCATGGTGGACGAGGACCTCAAGCGGGCCTTCGCCGAGGACGTCGTGTTCCTGCGCACCGCGGGCCTGCGGCCCGTCGTCGTGCACGGCGGGGGCCCGCAGATCTCGACCATGCTCGACCGCCTGCAGATCCCCAGCGAGTTCCGCGGGGGGCTGCGGGTCACGACCCCCGAGGCCATGGACGTCGTCCGGATGGTCCTCACCGGCCAGGTCGGGCGCGAGCTCGTGGGCCTGCTCAACGCCCACGGCCCGCTGGCGGTCGGGCTCTCCGGGGAGGACGCCGGGCTGCTGCGGGCCACCCGCCGCCACGCGGTCGTCGACGGGGAACCGGTGGACGTGGGACTGGTGGGCGACGTCGTCGGCGTCGACCCCCGCGCCGTCGTCGACCTGCTCGCCGCCGGGCGCATCCCCGTCATCTCGACGATCGCCCCCGAGGTCGACGCCGACGGCAACCCCCTGCACGGTCAGGTCCTCAACGTCAACGCGGACACCGCGGCCTCGGCCATCGCGGTGGCCCTGGAGGCGCAGAAGTTCGTCGTCATGACCGACGTGGCGGGGTTGTACCGCGACTGGCCGAACCGGGACTCGCTGGTCCGCGAGATCACCGCCGGCGACCTCGCCGCGCTGCTGCCGTCGCTGGAGTCCGGGATGGTCCCGAAGATGGAGGCCTGCCTGCGCGCGGTGCGCGGCGGCGTCCCCCGCGCCACGGTCATCGACGGCCGGCAGGCGCACTCGGTCCTGCTGGAGGTCTTCACGACCTCCGGCAACGGCACGATGGTCGTGCCGTGA
- the argH gene encoding argininosuccinate lyase produces MTQSTDPQGEKGLWGARFASGPATAMAALSKSTHFDFRLARYDLAGSRAHARVLHAAGLLDDDVLTALLAGLDALEADVVSGAFVPAEEDEDVHSALERALVERVGADVGGRLRAGRSRNDQIATLLRMFLRDHARVVAGLVLDVVEALLTQAAAHPGAAMPGRTHLQHAQPVLLGHHLMAHAWPLLRDVERLRDWDARAAVSPYGSGALAGSSLGLDPVAVARELGFTRSVENSIDGTASRDVAAEFAFVAAMIGVDLSRISEEVIAWATKEFSFVTLDDAWSTGSSIMPQKKNPDVAELARGKAGRLIGDLTGLLATLKGLPLAYNRDLQEDKEPVFDAVDTLEVLLPAVAGMVATLHFHTDRMASLAPQGFALATDIAEWLVRRGVPFRDAHRISGACVRRCEERAIAEGRGVELWDLTVEDLAAISPHLAPAVRDVLSTEGSLSSRDGIGGTAPVRVAEQLEAAQDALAAHLAWARP; encoded by the coding sequence ATGACGCAGAGCACCGACCCGCAGGGCGAGAAGGGGCTGTGGGGTGCCCGGTTCGCCAGCGGCCCCGCGACGGCGATGGCGGCGCTGTCGAAGTCCACGCACTTCGACTTCCGGCTCGCCCGCTACGACCTCGCCGGGTCCCGGGCCCACGCCCGCGTCCTGCACGCGGCCGGCCTCCTCGACGACGACGTCCTGACCGCGCTGCTGGCCGGTCTCGACGCGCTCGAGGCCGACGTCGTGTCGGGGGCGTTCGTGCCCGCCGAGGAGGACGAGGACGTCCACTCCGCCCTGGAACGCGCGCTCGTCGAGCGCGTCGGCGCCGACGTCGGCGGTCGCCTGCGCGCGGGGCGCTCGCGCAACGACCAGATCGCCACGCTGCTGCGGATGTTCCTGCGCGACCACGCCAGGGTGGTCGCCGGTCTCGTCCTCGACGTCGTGGAGGCCCTGCTCACCCAGGCCGCGGCCCACCCCGGTGCGGCGATGCCGGGTCGGACCCACCTGCAGCACGCCCAGCCGGTGCTGCTCGGGCACCACCTGATGGCCCACGCGTGGCCGCTGCTGCGCGACGTGGAGCGCCTGCGCGACTGGGACGCCCGCGCCGCGGTCTCGCCATACGGCTCCGGCGCGCTGGCCGGTTCCTCCCTGGGGCTGGACCCGGTGGCCGTCGCCCGCGAGCTCGGCTTCACCCGCAGCGTGGAGAACTCGATCGACGGGACCGCCTCGCGCGACGTCGCCGCCGAGTTCGCCTTCGTGGCCGCGATGATCGGGGTGGACCTGTCCCGGATCTCCGAGGAGGTCATCGCGTGGGCCACGAAGGAGTTCTCCTTCGTCACCCTCGACGACGCCTGGTCGACCGGGTCGAGCATCATGCCGCAGAAGAAGAACCCTGACGTGGCCGAGCTCGCCCGCGGGAAGGCGGGCCGGCTCATCGGCGACCTGACCGGGCTGCTGGCGACCCTCAAGGGGCTCCCGCTGGCCTACAACCGCGACCTGCAGGAGGACAAGGAGCCCGTCTTCGACGCGGTCGACACCCTGGAGGTCCTGCTGCCCGCCGTCGCCGGCATGGTCGCGACCCTGCACTTCCACACCGACCGGATGGCCTCCCTGGCCCCGCAGGGCTTCGCGCTGGCCACCGACATCGCCGAGTGGCTGGTCCGCAGGGGGGTCCCGTTCCGCGACGCGCACCGGATCTCGGGGGCGTGCGTGCGCCGGTGCGAGGAGCGCGCCATCGCCGAGGGGCGCGGCGTGGAGCTGTGGGACCTGACCGTCGAGGACCTCGCGGCGATCTCCCCGCACCTGGCCCCGGCCGTGCGCGACGTCCTGTCCACCGAGGGGTCGCTGTCCTCGCGCGACGGCATCGGCGGCACCGCCCCCGTCCGCGTCGCGGAGCAGTTGGAGGCCGCGCAGGACGCGCTCGCGGCGCACCTGGCGTGGGCGCGTCCTTGA
- a CDS encoding acetylornithine transaminase, with protein MDLVQASEALPATAGGDDAWLQRYTRSVMQTFGTPQRVLVRGEGCHVWDADGNRYLDLLGGIATNSLGHAHPLLVAAVTAQLTTLGHVSNFFASAPQVTLAERLLQVARAPQGSAVFFANSGAEANEAAFKMARRTGRPKVVSTLGAFHGRTMGALALTAKEAYRAPFEPLPGGVEFVPYGDVGALGRAVDGATAAVFLEPLQGENGVVPAPDGYLAAARRITAEHGALLVLDEVQTGVGRTGEWFAHQNPRHAGVVPDVMTLAKGLGGGIPVGAVVAFGPQNATLLGAGQHGTTFGGNPVASAAGLAVLHAVERDGLLANVAAVGRHLRDGITGLGHPLVEGVRGEGLLLGIALTGPVGAQVVAAALARGFIVNAPRPDTIRLAPPLVLTAAQADTFVAALPAILDAATQNGAPS; from the coding sequence GTGGATCTCGTCCAGGCGTCCGAGGCGTTGCCCGCCACCGCCGGTGGTGACGACGCCTGGCTGCAGCGCTACACCCGCTCGGTCATGCAGACCTTCGGCACCCCCCAGCGGGTCCTGGTCCGGGGGGAGGGGTGCCACGTCTGGGACGCTGACGGCAACCGCTACCTCGACCTGCTGGGCGGGATCGCGACGAACTCCCTCGGGCACGCCCACCCGCTGCTGGTCGCCGCGGTCACGGCGCAGCTGACGACGCTCGGGCACGTCTCGAACTTCTTCGCCTCCGCCCCCCAGGTCACCCTCGCCGAGCGGCTGCTCCAGGTCGCCCGGGCCCCGCAGGGCTCGGCGGTGTTCTTCGCGAACTCCGGCGCCGAGGCCAACGAGGCCGCGTTCAAGATGGCCCGGCGCACCGGTCGCCCCAAGGTGGTCTCGACGCTGGGCGCGTTCCACGGGCGCACCATGGGCGCGCTCGCGCTGACGGCCAAGGAGGCCTACCGGGCTCCCTTCGAGCCGCTGCCCGGCGGGGTGGAGTTCGTGCCCTACGGCGACGTGGGGGCCCTGGGCCGCGCCGTCGACGGGGCCACCGCCGCGGTGTTCCTCGAACCCCTCCAGGGGGAGAACGGCGTGGTCCCGGCCCCCGACGGCTACCTCGCCGCCGCCCGGCGGATCACCGCCGAGCACGGCGCCCTCCTCGTGCTCGACGAGGTCCAGACCGGCGTCGGCCGCACCGGTGAGTGGTTCGCCCACCAGAACCCCCGCCACGCGGGTGTCGTCCCCGACGTCATGACGCTGGCCAAGGGCCTCGGCGGTGGCATCCCCGTCGGCGCCGTCGTCGCCTTCGGCCCGCAGAACGCGACCCTCCTGGGGGCCGGTCAGCACGGCACCACGTTCGGCGGGAACCCCGTCGCCTCCGCCGCCGGTCTCGCGGTGCTGCACGCCGTCGAGCGCGACGGCCTCCTCGCGAACGTCGCCGCCGTCGGCCGCCACCTGCGGGACGGGATCACCGGTCTCGGCCACCCGCTGGTCGAGGGCGTCCGCGGGGAGGGGCTGCTCCTGGGCATCGCCCTCACCGGACCCGTCGGCGCGCAGGTCGTCGCGGCCGCGCTGGCCCGCGGGTTCATCGTCAACGCGCCCCGTCCCGACACGATCCGCCTCGCCCCGCCGCTCGTCCTCACCGCCGCGCAGGCCGACACCTTCGTCGCCGCGCTGCCCGCGATCCTCGACGCGGCCACCCAGAACGGAGCCCCCTCGTGA